One stretch of Aquimarina sp. Aq107 DNA includes these proteins:
- a CDS encoding ammonium transporter, translating to MEMLTINNVWMMVCTALVFFMHLGFSFLEIGLTRQKNTINILFKNVFIICVGLLLYCLVGFNLMYPGFEKDAAGFIGFAGFGLSSPVVEGALDLTYNEGYTYWTDFLFQGMFAATAATIVSGAVAERIKLGAFMIFTIIYVGVVYPIVGSWQWGGGFLSSFQIGEAEGFYDFAGSTLVHSVGGWAALVAVWLLGSRIGKFGSDGKPNAIPGHNIPLAAAGVLILWLGWFGFNGGSVLSADAAGTSLTLVTTSLAAAAGGVVAFLVSTLLYKNYDLTMFLNGILGGLVGITAGADQMTPTDAVLIGAIAGAIIVFGVALIDKLKLDDPVGAITVHLICGIWGTLAVGIFGAKAGFDQFLVQGVGVLAAGGFCVLTSFIIIFALKKTIGIRVSEKEEIDGLDGHEHGMDAYPDFRINQH from the coding sequence ATGGAAATGTTAACTATAAACAACGTATGGATGATGGTGTGTACAGCACTAGTCTTTTTCATGCACTTGGGTTTTTCTTTTTTAGAAATTGGATTAACTCGTCAAAAAAACACAATCAATATTCTTTTCAAAAACGTATTCATCATCTGTGTAGGTTTATTACTATACTGCCTAGTAGGATTTAATTTGATGTATCCTGGATTTGAAAAAGATGCTGCCGGATTTATTGGATTTGCAGGATTCGGTTTGAGTTCTCCTGTTGTAGAAGGAGCTTTAGACTTAACATATAATGAAGGATACACATATTGGACTGATTTCTTATTCCAAGGAATGTTTGCAGCTACAGCAGCTACAATAGTTTCTGGAGCTGTTGCGGAACGTATTAAGCTAGGAGCTTTTATGATTTTTACTATCATATATGTAGGAGTTGTATATCCAATTGTAGGTTCTTGGCAATGGGGAGGTGGTTTCTTATCATCATTCCAGATTGGCGAAGCTGAAGGTTTTTATGACTTTGCTGGTTCTACCTTAGTTCATTCTGTAGGAGGATGGGCTGCTTTGGTAGCTGTATGGTTATTAGGATCTAGAATTGGAAAATTTGGTTCTGACGGTAAGCCAAACGCTATACCAGGTCACAACATTCCGTTAGCTGCTGCCGGTGTTTTAATTCTATGGTTAGGATGGTTTGGATTTAACGGTGGTTCTGTACTTTCTGCTGATGCCGCTGGAACATCTCTTACTCTAGTAACGACATCTCTTGCTGCCGCTGCTGGTGGAGTTGTTGCTTTTTTAGTTTCAACGTTATTATACAAAAACTACGATTTAACAATGTTCTTAAACGGTATTCTTGGTGGATTAGTAGGAATTACTGCTGGTGCTGATCAAATGACCCCAACAGATGCTGTATTAATTGGAGCTATTGCTGGTGCTATCATAGTATTTGGTGTAGCATTGATTGACAAATTAAAGCTAGATGATCCTGTAGGAGCTATTACTGTTCACTTAATCTGTGGTATTTGGGGAACCTTAGCCGTTGGAATTTTTGGGGCAAAAGCTGGTTTTGATCAATTCTTAGTACAAGGAGTTGGAGTATTAGCTGCTGGTGGGTTTTGCGTACTAACTTCTTTCATCATCATATTTGCTTTAAAGAAAACTATTGGAATTAGAGTTTCTGAGAAAGAAGAAATAGATGGTCTTGATGGTCACGAACACGGAATGGATGCTTATCCAGATTTTAGAATTAATCAACACTAA
- a CDS encoding DUF4870 domain-containing protein, which yields MRQDRSLLVITHLSQLLDLVTGFGGFIVPLILWLTQREQVLAMDNHGKSIMNFQISMFIYAIVCIPLILLFGLGVLGLIVIGILCLVFPIINAIKASNGEEPSYPLSMEIIK from the coding sequence ATGAGACAAGACAGATCATTACTCGTTATTACCCATTTATCGCAATTATTAGACCTTGTAACCGGATTCGGTGGATTTATAGTACCATTGATACTTTGGTTAACGCAAAGAGAACAGGTGTTAGCAATGGATAATCATGGAAAATCAATTATGAATTTTCAGATAAGTATGTTTATTTATGCGATTGTTTGTATACCACTAATATTATTATTTGGATTAGGAGTTTTAGGATTAATCGTTATTGGTATTCTATGTTTGGTATTTCCAATAATAAATGCAATTAAAGCTAGTAATGGAGAGGAACCATCGTATCCTTTGTCGATGGAAATTATAAAATAA
- a CDS encoding TlpA disulfide reductase family protein, translated as MKKLFLGVLVTLFFSCNKSDKTILDQTITKLNTLETISYNAQVTFLPKKDDRNNVFKGSCYYDFTSKDTLLGARYHFVTEDGDEQVFDGEKVFYSSVKEERVLYENDPKDYQVNSSIFGLRSLLELKKVLPILTSDPTIILEKRKDMVINNLACHSFNFTISDRYISNGKLVNVKDELKGYVYNYEIAISKSNKLPIYIRTSNSLADQVIISKLSDFNVDANRDTLIWSYERFPEGYLTMSEREFYKRERMNMEGSIGKKAPDFTLPSLEGDTISLSKINNKLTLLEFWFPNCGGCVEAVPHVNEIQKKYKQKGLDVYGIEFTRSNDKGLKEYVEKQKIEIPTLYLGKGTASLYGTSAAPTFVLLNEQKEILYIRMGLEKETLIKNIEAALGI; from the coding sequence ATGAAAAAGCTGTTTTTAGGAGTATTAGTAACCTTATTTTTTAGTTGTAATAAATCAGATAAAACTATTCTGGACCAAACTATAACAAAATTAAATACATTAGAAACTATATCGTATAATGCACAAGTAACATTTCTTCCTAAAAAAGATGATAGAAATAATGTTTTTAAAGGGAGTTGCTATTATGATTTTACTAGCAAAGATACTTTGCTAGGAGCTAGATATCATTTTGTAACCGAAGATGGAGATGAACAGGTTTTTGACGGAGAAAAAGTGTTTTATAGTTCTGTTAAAGAAGAAAGAGTTTTGTATGAAAATGATCCTAAGGATTATCAAGTGAATAGTTCAATTTTTGGCTTACGTTCTCTGTTGGAATTAAAAAAGGTTTTACCAATATTAACTAGTGACCCTACAATTATCCTAGAAAAAAGAAAAGATATGGTTATTAATAATTTAGCATGTCACTCGTTTAATTTTACCATCTCAGATAGGTACATTTCAAATGGTAAATTGGTTAATGTAAAAGATGAATTGAAAGGTTATGTTTATAATTATGAAATTGCAATTTCTAAAAGTAATAAACTACCTATATATATTCGTACAAGTAATTCTTTAGCTGATCAGGTAATCATATCAAAATTAAGTGATTTTAATGTTGATGCTAATAGGGATACATTAATTTGGAGTTATGAAAGGTTTCCTGAAGGATATTTAACAATGAGTGAGAGAGAATTCTATAAACGAGAAAGAATGAATATGGAAGGTAGCATTGGAAAAAAAGCACCTGATTTTACTCTACCCAGTCTAGAAGGTGATACGATTTCTTTATCCAAAATAAATAATAAACTTACATTATTAGAATTTTGGTTTCCTAATTGTGGTGGATGTGTAGAAGCTGTGCCTCATGTAAATGAAATACAAAAAAAGTACAAACAAAAAGGATTAGATGTTTATGGAATAGAATTTACTAGATCAAATGATAAAGGGTTAAAGGAGTATGTAGAAAAACAAAAGATAGAAATACCTACTTTGTATTTAGGGAAAGGTACAGCTTCATTATATGGCACTTCTGCAGCTCCAACTTTTGTTTTGTTAAATGAGCAAAAAGAAATTTTATATATACGTATGGGGTTAGAAAAAGAAACGCTGATAAAAAATATAGAGGCTGCATTAGGGATTTAA
- a CDS encoding M56 family metallopeptidase: MQIIDIMCPCYYFLVLVIISFGYDSMYDLWLKPKILQLTSIIEQKSIGFNVVDKLELFIVTNKYLICLFWFFGLSISILKLFFQTKAVYSVKESGVVDYGLLELKKSLIEKLEIKKDVLIKFIKNGSHPFTIGYWRPIIYFPIQAVTTFSEEELELILFHELIHIKRNDFLINLVQICVETIFFFNPFIIHISKIIKNEREVSCDFNVIKEGYSTLSYAKALQRSYKLHYDLSLSFGNQNVYNRVKNLTWFKTDSKKNNSYKNSILGLLFIGFLFIGFGFSISTKSNLSKKILGNDIAVYPRVYVNTDTLILQSDPSRHLHLYCEEEYAYYEDGILKNNELENNFSIERIDKGSYIEVIHFDKKKKQVIGKMRKKKDNSDWLHFLNELSNYCMFTPDEIVRYIDFAVLGDIYIGDERLPKEKQKELRREYPKAFGESLLKSDDIAFVKEMILELQKDNLLETNYDTSQVVFQVKNGDLLYLNDSVLNKKYADKYFIYLRKISGENFYELVKYRIK, translated from the coding sequence ATGCAAATTATAGATATTATGTGTCCTTGCTATTATTTTTTAGTTTTAGTTATTATATCATTTGGTTATGACTCGATGTATGATCTATGGTTGAAACCAAAAATACTTCAACTAACTTCTATAATAGAGCAAAAATCGATAGGTTTCAATGTAGTAGATAAACTTGAATTATTTATTGTTACAAATAAGTATTTAATTTGTTTGTTTTGGTTTTTTGGTTTGAGTATAAGTATTCTTAAGCTTTTCTTTCAAACTAAAGCTGTATACAGTGTTAAAGAATCAGGAGTTGTCGATTACGGCTTGTTAGAGCTAAAGAAAAGCCTTATTGAGAAATTAGAAATCAAAAAAGACGTTCTTATTAAATTTATCAAGAATGGCAGTCATCCGTTTACTATTGGGTATTGGCGTCCAATAATCTATTTTCCGATACAAGCCGTAACTACTTTTTCTGAAGAAGAGTTAGAATTGATCCTTTTTCACGAATTAATACATATAAAAAGAAATGATTTTTTGATAAACTTAGTACAAATTTGTGTCGAGACTATTTTCTTTTTTAACCCTTTCATAATTCATATTTCTAAAATAATAAAAAACGAAAGAGAAGTATCTTGTGATTTTAATGTAATTAAAGAGGGGTATTCTACATTGTCTTATGCTAAAGCATTACAGCGTTCTTATAAATTACATTACGATTTGTCTCTAAGTTTTGGTAATCAAAATGTGTACAATAGAGTTAAAAACCTTACTTGGTTTAAGACAGACAGTAAGAAGAATAATTCTTATAAAAATAGTATTCTTGGACTTCTTTTTATTGGTTTTCTTTTTATAGGATTTGGATTTAGTATTTCTACTAAAAGTAATTTATCCAAAAAAATCTTAGGAAATGATATTGCCGTATATCCGAGAGTATATGTTAATACAGATACGCTTATTCTTCAGTCCGATCCATCCCGTCACTTGCATTTATATTGCGAAGAAGAGTATGCGTATTATGAAGATGGGATTCTTAAAAATAATGAGTTAGAGAATAACTTCAGTATAGAAAGAATTGATAAAGGTTCGTACATAGAAGTGATACATTTTGATAAGAAAAAAAAGCAGGTAATAGGTAAGATGCGGAAGAAAAAGGACAATTCGGATTGGTTGCATTTCCTTAATGAATTAAGTAATTATTGTATGTTCACTCCAGATGAAATTGTAAGGTATATTGATTTTGCCGTGTTAGGAGATATCTATATAGGTGATGAACGTTTGCCGAAAGAGAAACAGAAAGAACTAAGAAGAGAGTATCCAAAAGCTTTTGGAGAATCTCTATTGAAATCAGATGATATTGCGTTTGTAAAAGAAATGATTTTAGAACTTCAGAAGGATAATTTATTAGAAACTAATTATGATACATCGCAAGTTGTTTTTCAAGTTAAAAATGGAGACTTATTATATTTAAACGATTCCGTTCTTAACAAAAAATATGCAGACAAGTATTTTATTTATTTAAGAAAAATTTCAGGAGAAAATTTTTATGAACTCGTTAAATATCGAATAAAATAA
- a CDS encoding BlaI/MecI/CopY family transcriptional regulator, which produces MKQYTDKEFDILTILWNCKEASVQEVHEKLNSSSGYTTTLKLMQIMFDKGFLERRKEGKKHIYVPLVDQEKAQESGIKKMISGLFGGSKLSFAQSFLGNAKPSKEELEAIKEMIKKIEKDAGDSL; this is translated from the coding sequence ATGAAACAATATACAGATAAAGAGTTTGATATTCTGACTATTCTATGGAATTGTAAGGAAGCTTCGGTGCAAGAGGTGCATGAGAAATTAAATAGTAGTAGTGGATATACAACTACTTTAAAACTGATGCAGATCATGTTTGATAAAGGTTTTTTAGAAAGACGGAAAGAAGGTAAAAAACATATTTATGTTCCCTTAGTTGATCAAGAAAAAGCACAAGAATCAGGTATTAAAAAAATGATCAGTGGTCTTTTTGGAGGATCTAAACTTAGTTTTGCTCAAAGTTTCTTAGGTAATGCAAAACCTTCTAAAGAGGAGTTAGAAGCGATCAAAGAAATGATTAAAAAAATAGAAAAGGATGCTGGAGATTCTTTATAG
- a CDS encoding T9SS type A sorting domain-containing protein yields MNFHSTNSFNTRKLLLKHKIIAAVCAVFMLTPFVNYAQTQSLARHETPYNLTLKSDGVVGKNNSQVITEEVSETGATWLRLFFKDVNLGNHSTITITSKLDGATQTLTSKTIKDWNNSSAYFNGDAVTITLSVAANDSSVGINISELSVGELDPTVKSQCGSSDDRVDSADDAIGRMVPVGCTGWIITNGRLVTAGHCVGSSAQVIEFNVPKSNPDRTIVHPGPEDQYPIGNFVSPYPSSPSQANDWAVFEGFANSQTGQTPIQAQGASYNVVQDAPGANITITGFGTDTGIDNQTQQIHTGPLSSSTNTFVRYRTDTTGGNSGSPIIDTATGNAVGVHAYGGCSGSGGSNSGERATIPAFWDAMGLGTPPPPPSDECSGDVSSFPYNESFEGSIGAWSQSSSDDINWTVNSGGTPSNGTGPSGAVDGSSYIYVEASGNGTGYPNKQAILNAPCLNFNGVSSPTLSFQYHMTGNAVGTLNIEARTNNSGNWSSVFTRSGDQGADWNTASVDLSAYAGNSSVQLRLNVVTGTSWQGDITIDDLSITNGNTPPPPTCDSLNFNDFAITGFSNQDAAGNFSIGNGGASISMTNNTWKYIPFNYNVTANTVIEFTFSSSSQGEIHGVGFEDDNSLTSSRYFKVHGSQNYGVTNFDDYAGGTKTYIIPVGNFYTGDMDRLVFINDNDAGSGNNSTFSDVKIYEGSCGQSATAESIIADLESTEAILGDEPEGIFNDVRIAPNPTTNNFSIYLNPFVKKANATVFSILGQKQAEIELQPGANTISAKNLSLGLGIYLIRIESDGESKTQKLIIN; encoded by the coding sequence ATGAATTTTCACAGCACAAACTCATTTAATACTAGGAAACTACTATTAAAACACAAAATTATTGCTGCCGTCTGCGCAGTATTTATGCTAACTCCTTTTGTCAATTATGCTCAGACACAGAGTTTAGCGAGACATGAAACTCCTTATAATTTAACCTTAAAATCAGATGGAGTTGTAGGTAAGAATAACTCGCAAGTAATTACGGAAGAAGTTTCGGAAACAGGAGCTACTTGGTTACGTCTTTTTTTTAAAGATGTAAATTTAGGTAATCATAGTACGATTACGATTACTTCAAAATTAGATGGGGCGACTCAGACCTTAACATCTAAAACTATAAAGGACTGGAATAACTCTAGTGCTTATTTTAATGGAGATGCTGTTACAATTACTTTATCTGTAGCGGCAAATGATTCATCAGTTGGAATTAATATTTCGGAATTAAGTGTTGGGGAACTTGATCCTACTGTAAAATCACAATGTGGATCTAGCGATGATAGGGTAGATTCTGCAGACGACGCTATTGGAAGAATGGTTCCTGTTGGATGTACAGGTTGGATAATTACTAATGGTAGGTTAGTTACTGCAGGTCACTGTGTAGGTAGCAGTGCTCAGGTAATCGAATTTAATGTGCCAAAATCAAACCCGGATAGAACAATAGTTCATCCTGGACCAGAGGATCAATATCCAATAGGAAATTTTGTGTCACCTTATCCAAGTAGTCCAAGTCAGGCAAATGACTGGGCAGTTTTTGAAGGGTTCGCGAATTCTCAAACAGGCCAAACACCAATTCAGGCACAAGGAGCATCATACAATGTAGTGCAAGATGCACCTGGAGCAAATATCACAATAACTGGTTTTGGAACAGATACCGGAATTGATAATCAAACACAACAAATTCATACTGGACCATTAAGTTCTTCGACAAATACCTTTGTTAGATATAGAACAGATACTACAGGAGGAAACTCTGGTAGTCCAATAATAGATACTGCAACAGGAAATGCTGTTGGAGTTCATGCCTACGGAGGATGTTCTGGATCTGGAGGATCTAACTCAGGAGAAAGAGCTACTATACCTGCTTTCTGGGATGCTATGGGATTAGGTACGCCACCACCACCGCCGTCAGATGAGTGTTCAGGGGATGTATCATCTTTTCCTTATAACGAAAGTTTTGAAGGATCAATTGGAGCTTGGTCACAATCATCTAGTGATGATATTAATTGGACTGTAAATTCAGGAGGGACTCCTTCTAATGGAACAGGACCAAGTGGAGCAGTTGATGGAAGCTCTTACATTTATGTAGAAGCATCTGGAAATGGAACTGGATATCCAAATAAGCAAGCAATCTTAAACGCACCTTGTTTAAATTTTAATGGTGTTTCTTCACCAACATTAAGTTTTCAATATCATATGACAGGAAACGCGGTAGGAACATTAAACATAGAAGCTAGAACTAATAATTCTGGAAATTGGAGTAGTGTATTTACTAGATCTGGAGATCAAGGAGCGGATTGGAATACTGCAAGTGTAGATCTTTCTGCATATGCAGGTAATTCTAGTGTGCAATTACGATTAAATGTAGTAACTGGTACAAGCTGGCAAGGAGATATTACAATTGATGATTTAAGTATAACTAATGGGAATACACCGCCACCACCAACTTGTGATTCATTGAATTTTAATGATTTTGCGATTACAGGTTTTTCTAATCAAGATGCTGCTGGGAACTTTTCTATAGGTAATGGAGGAGCTTCTATATCAATGACTAATAATACTTGGAAATACATTCCTTTTAACTATAATGTAACTGCCAATACGGTTATCGAGTTTACTTTTAGTAGTAGTAGTCAAGGAGAAATCCACGGAGTTGGTTTTGAAGATGATAATTCTTTAACTTCTAGTAGATACTTTAAAGTTCATGGTTCACAGAATTATGGAGTTACTAATTTTGATGATTATGCAGGCGGAACCAAAACATATATTATTCCTGTAGGTAATTTTTATACAGGAGACATGGATAGATTGGTATTTATAAATGATAATGATGCAGGTAGTGGAAATAATTCTACTTTTTCTGATGTTAAAATTTATGAAGGTTCTTGTGGACAATCAGCTACTGCAGAAAGTATAATCGCTGATTTAGAATCTACTGAAGCGATTTTAGGAGATGAACCAGAAGGTATATTTAATGACGTAAGAATTGCACCGAACCCAACGACGAATAATTTTTCGATATATCTTAATCCGTTTGTTAAAAAAGCAAATGCGACAGTATTTTCTATTCTAGGTCAAAAACAAGCTGAGATAGAACTTCAACCAGGAGCAAACACGATTTCTGCTAAGAATTTATCATTAGGATTAGGTATTTATTTAATTCGAATAGAGAGCGATGGGGAATCTAAAACACAAAAACTAATAATCAATTAA
- the mnmE gene encoding tRNA uridine-5-carboxymethylaminomethyl(34) synthesis GTPase MnmE: MISQDTIVALATPAGAGAIAVIRVSGKDAVTICAPIFRSIKGKDLNKQKSHTIHLGHIIDNERVLDEVLLSLFKGTTSYTGEPTVEISCHGSSYIQQEIIQLLLRKGCRTANAGEFTLRAFINGKLDLSQAEAVADLIASDSEASHQIAMQQMRGGFSNEIQKLRDELLNFASLIELELDFAEEDVEFANRSQFQDLISRITKVLKRLIDSFAVGNVIKNGIPVAIVGEPNVGKSTLLNALLNEERAIVSDIAGTTRDTIEDEINIGGIGFRFIDTAGIRDTKDVVESIGIKKTFEKIEQAQVVIYLIDSSALTVDSLKLLKTEIGKIKNKYPQKPLIVVANKVDKLNESEISSLTSEIENIHLLSAKQNIGVEELQSKLLDFVNTGALRNDETIVTNSRHYDALLKALEEIQKVQYGIDNGLSGDLMAIDIRQALYHFGEITGEITSDDLLGNIFANFCIGK, encoded by the coding sequence ATGATTTCACAAGATACCATAGTTGCTTTAGCTACTCCTGCGGGAGCTGGTGCTATAGCAGTAATTAGAGTTTCAGGAAAAGATGCTGTTACGATTTGCGCACCGATATTTCGTTCCATTAAAGGAAAAGATCTAAATAAACAAAAAAGTCATACGATACATCTAGGTCATATTATTGATAATGAGCGTGTATTAGATGAAGTATTACTCTCTTTGTTTAAAGGAACGACTTCTTATACAGGAGAACCTACTGTAGAAATATCCTGTCATGGATCGAGCTACATCCAACAAGAAATTATTCAGTTATTACTTCGTAAAGGATGTAGAACCGCTAACGCCGGAGAATTTACATTAAGAGCATTTATTAATGGTAAATTAGATTTATCACAAGCAGAAGCAGTGGCAGATCTTATCGCTTCTGATTCTGAAGCTTCTCATCAGATTGCTATGCAACAAATGCGTGGTGGCTTTAGTAATGAAATTCAAAAACTTCGGGATGAGCTCCTTAATTTTGCATCATTAATAGAACTAGAACTTGATTTTGCTGAAGAAGATGTAGAATTTGCGAATAGATCACAGTTTCAAGATTTAATCTCAAGAATTACAAAAGTTCTAAAACGATTGATTGATTCTTTTGCTGTTGGAAATGTAATTAAAAATGGTATTCCGGTTGCGATTGTAGGAGAACCTAATGTTGGTAAATCTACGCTATTGAATGCTTTATTGAATGAAGAGCGGGCTATTGTTTCGGATATTGCTGGGACAACACGTGATACCATTGAGGATGAAATTAACATAGGAGGTATTGGATTTAGATTTATAGATACTGCTGGTATTAGGGATACCAAAGATGTAGTAGAAAGTATAGGAATCAAAAAGACTTTCGAAAAGATTGAGCAAGCTCAGGTAGTTATTTATTTGATTGACAGTTCGGCATTAACCGTTGATAGTTTAAAGTTATTAAAAACTGAAATCGGTAAGATAAAAAACAAATATCCGCAGAAACCATTAATTGTTGTAGCTAACAAAGTGGATAAACTTAATGAATCCGAGATTTCATCATTAACTTCAGAGATTGAAAATATACACCTGTTGTCCGCCAAACAAAATATTGGGGTTGAAGAATTACAAAGTAAACTCTTAGATTTTGTAAATACAGGAGCCTTACGTAATGACGAAACTATTGTGACCAATTCCCGACATTATGATGCTTTATTAAAAGCTTTAGAAGAAATACAAAAAGTGCAATATGGTATAGACAATGGATTATCTGGTGACTTAATGGCGATTGATATTCGTCAGGCATTATATCATTTTGGTGAAATTACCGGTGAGATTACTTCGGATGATTTATTGGGGAACATCTTTGCTAACTTCTGTATCGGGAAGTAG
- a CDS encoding acyl-CoA dehydrogenase — translation MNATSYTQGILQYIPFFYVIWSDDLLSYSEISVVKTAIQGDETLGKEDRGVLTSWLNPNDPPKDQELKNWKKTITNSSIKLVESEVHPLATFSQNLVCYYQTACPFNTHLKDIEINLGIQPNHYRHLFDLEVVQETSAEHYEASAIDQILKGEHSDVVDAFREVLKDPIFDWDIRRTKEEFREHVLQQVKFLAKEGYGAMAYPETYGGTEDMPGYAAIFENLMYVDGSLAIKFGVQFGLFGGSIQKLGTKKHHDQYLADTGETKLLGCFAMTETGHGSNVRGIKTTATYHKETDSIIIHTPGKNDNKEYIGNALDSKMASVFAQLIVNGKNEGVHAILVPIRNEQHELMPGVTIEDNGYKLGLNGVDNGKIWFHQVHVPRENLLNKYGDIDANGLYHSDIKNPNKRFFTMLGTLVGGRICVARAGLGGAKKALAIALRHALKRRQFNDSIKIQEDLLMDYPTHQLRLTPAVATCYVYDITLTHMMKIYSDKSVIDKRKIETQVAGLKSIITWFANDTIQECREACGGKGYLIENQIADLKGDVDIFTTFEGDNHVLLLLAAKGILSEFKSEFNSAGFTAVLKLLGARLNDKLSTINPAYTNNVDIDHLYNPKFHKHAFDYRTRRLTYTLAMRIRDYVKKGIPSYQAFLKVQTHLLALGKAYSTELAYSTFTSFVDTIDDKKYQQLFQKIGTLYALHELRKDASWYLEQGYIGSAKSKAIRNRVERLSTELRPHIKTLVDGYGIPEHCMSAPIAI, via the coding sequence ATGAATGCAACAAGCTATACTCAAGGTATTTTACAATATATTCCTTTCTTTTATGTAATCTGGTCAGACGATTTATTATCCTACTCGGAAATTTCTGTTGTAAAGACAGCAATCCAAGGAGATGAAACATTAGGCAAGGAAGACAGAGGTGTTCTTACAAGTTGGTTAAACCCTAATGACCCTCCTAAGGATCAAGAGTTAAAAAACTGGAAAAAAACAATAACAAATTCTTCCATTAAACTAGTAGAAAGTGAAGTGCATCCACTGGCAACATTCAGCCAAAATTTAGTTTGTTATTATCAGACAGCATGTCCTTTTAATACCCATTTAAAAGATATAGAAATAAACCTTGGTATTCAGCCTAACCACTACAGGCATTTATTTGATTTAGAAGTAGTCCAAGAAACATCGGCTGAACATTATGAAGCTTCTGCTATTGACCAGATTCTTAAAGGTGAGCACTCCGATGTGGTTGATGCTTTTAGAGAAGTTCTTAAAGATCCAATTTTTGATTGGGATATCAGGAGAACCAAAGAAGAATTTAGAGAACACGTATTACAACAAGTAAAATTCTTAGCCAAAGAAGGATATGGAGCTATGGCGTATCCAGAAACCTATGGCGGCACCGAAGATATGCCTGGATATGCAGCTATTTTTGAAAATCTAATGTATGTAGATGGAAGTTTAGCGATAAAGTTTGGGGTTCAGTTTGGTCTTTTTGGAGGAAGTATCCAAAAATTAGGTACAAAAAAACATCATGACCAATACTTAGCAGATACTGGTGAAACAAAATTATTAGGATGTTTCGCTATGACCGAAACGGGACATGGTTCTAATGTAAGAGGCATTAAAACTACTGCAACATATCATAAAGAAACAGATAGTATCATCATACATACACCTGGAAAAAATGATAATAAAGAATACATCGGTAATGCATTAGATTCTAAGATGGCATCAGTTTTTGCCCAATTAATTGTTAATGGTAAGAACGAAGGAGTACATGCTATTCTGGTTCCGATAAGAAATGAACAACACGAATTAATGCCTGGAGTCACTATTGAGGATAATGGTTATAAATTAGGACTTAACGGAGTAGACAACGGAAAGATATGGTTTCATCAAGTGCACGTTCCCAGAGAGAACTTATTAAACAAATATGGAGATATTGATGCAAATGGCTTATATCATTCTGATATCAAAAATCCAAACAAACGTTTCTTTACGATGTTAGGCACATTAGTTGGAGGTAGAATATGTGTAGCTCGCGCTGGACTAGGCGGAGCTAAAAAAGCCCTAGCAATCGCTCTTAGGCATGCTTTAAAAAGAAGGCAATTTAATGATAGTATAAAAATCCAAGAGGATCTCCTTATGGATTACCCCACACATCAATTACGCCTCACACCGGCTGTAGCAACTTGTTATGTATATGATATTACATTAACGCATATGATGAAAATCTACAGTGACAAATCAGTAATAGATAAACGAAAAATTGAAACTCAGGTAGCTGGACTTAAATCCATAATTACCTGGTTTGCAAATGATACGATACAAGAATGTAGAGAAGCTTGTGGTGGAAAGGGATATTTAATAGAGAATCAAATTGCTGACCTAAAAGGCGATGTAGATATCTTTACCACTTTTGAAGGAGATAACCATGTATTACTATTATTAGCGGCAAAGGGTATATTATCTGAATTTAAATCAGAGTTTAATAGTGCTGGTTTTACGGCTGTGCTAAAACTATTGGGAGCTAGACTTAATGATAAATTAAGTACCATAAATCCTGCTTACACTAACAACGTAGACATAGATCATCTGTATAATCCTAAATTCCATAAACATGCATTTGATTATCGCACCAGAAGACTTACCTATACTTTGGCAATGCGAATTCGTGATTATGTAAAAAAAGGAATTCCATCATATCAAGCTTTTCTAAAAGTTCAAACACATTTATTAGCCTTAGGAAAAGCATATAGTACTGAATTAGCATATAGCACCTTTACAAGTTTTGTAGATACCATAGATGATAAAAAGTACCAACAATTGTTTCAAAAAATAGGAACCTTATACGCATTACACGAATTAAGAAAAGATGCATCCTGGTATTTAGAACAAGGATATATTGGTAGTGCAAAATCAAAAGCAATTCGAAACCGTGTAGAGCGGCTTTCTACAGAATTAAGACCGCATATAAAAACATTAGTTGATGGATACGGAATTCCAGAGCATTGTATGAGTGCTCCAATAGCAATCTAA